The genomic segment AGTTCTCCCTCCTCGCAAAATCAAATACtttcctgtgtgtgcgtgtctgtctaaTGTCGCTCAACCACATGACAGCATTCCAGTGAATGTGGTATGTTGCAATCCATCTGCCACATCTGTGTGTACCTTTCATGTCAGTTGGTCCTAAAGATGCCACAAAAAAGCTGTTCACTTAAATAGTTATTTTAGGGCCTGACAGTATACCATTGGGGACACAGATAAAGGCCTGTATAACCATCCATGGTCAAGTGGAGGACACAGAGCTATTTGGATATACAAGGCCAATAGAAGCCAACGGAGCTTGGTATGGGGTGAGGTGGGTGTGGTATCTGTTGCAGGATGTTTTCCATTTTGCTGTGGTATGTTCCCAGAGGTGTTAGATCACAAGCTCAGGCCGATGCATTCCGTTGCGCCACAGCCCACGCAGTACCTCCCAACACATACCGCAGAAACAGAATTAATATGTGAGAGAGCAGAACATATTTTCTGAGATAACGATAACTGAGATGGCAGCCTAGACTGCATGCTGTGCTGAAACGGCTCGTCATTTAAAAATACAAAATGGCAACACCACAACACCGAAAGTTAACCAAAACAACATGTAGATGGAAGTGGGTACTAGTGATAATGTGCAATGCCGAAAGTTATTGGTCATTCACATCCACTATGTTAGCTAATAGTTACCTTTAAATTCTAGGTCACTTACACAAGTCTCAAATCACTTTTTATTTACTGCATTATTTTATATGGAATACAGGTACGGTATAAACATTTGACATACAATCTGTATCAAGAAAACTTTTACAATGATATTTAATATAATATCAGGTCCATTTCTTGTGAGCTGCAACAAGCAGTGCAGGCAGAGGGACCCTTCTGGGTCAAGACCAAGGTAAAGTAAGAGACAATGTttagaggtcaaaggtcaggtaATTTCAACAGGCCTGTTGTCCAGTCCTGAAGCTTGCAGTCCCCATGAGGAGAGGGCCCAGGCGCAGCAAGGCTTGTACAGGGATGCACAGCTGACAACTTCAACAGGAGCTCAGGGAACGATGAACTTCCTGTGGAAATGAAAGATGAGCAGAGGAACGACACGAGAGAGACCAGCAGAGTTAAGAGATTAATGCGACCAAGTCAGTCATAACATTCACACGAGACATGAAGCCAGTCAGCAATAAGACAGACCACCAAAGCGACACATGTACATTTAGTTTGATCCTAACATCTAACCACAATATTTAGTTAACAGTTGTTTAACTTCCAGGTGTGTGGCAGGGTACAGCAATCTTCCTGAGGCAGGGTATAGTGTTAGACCAGAAAGCAGGCTAGAATGTTTGACAGCATGTCCCCTCAGTAGGGACTGGCCATATGTATGTCCTCAACACATGGCTGTTAGCTGTGGAGTGTGGGGGGTTCACACATGTCAGATCCAACGAGGTTAGCTGCATTCATGGATGGACCTGTGAGTATTCTTCATGTAACAGCATCACATAATCAGTTTGCTAACGATTGTTGCCAAGCCATTCATAACGTTCCATGTTTCCCATGTCATTACAGTTCACACCCAAAGACTGGTTCTGACACGTCCAGTCCCACTGATGGGAAATGTGTGTCACATTACAGGTACACACTGGTACAAACTGTACGGTCAGGCTAATATATTATTGTACAGTTCATTCAAAGGGATCTGTTAACAGTCCATTCTCCAGTAGACGTGCCCCTCCCACTGGGTTGAGACCTCTCACCAGTGAGCCAACAGTCCAGGGTGCCATCGGCAGAGTTCTTCATGACAGGCAGATGAACAGCAGCTCCCTGCCCTGTGCTCCCTGCCTCAGTCTGTGTTGCAGGACCCTGCCCTTTGCCCCCTCCTTCAGTCTGTGTTGCAGGACCCTGCCCTTTGCCCCCTCATTCAGTCTGTGTTGCAGGACCCTGCCCTGTGCCCCCTCCTACAGTCTGTGTTGCAGGACCCTGCCCTTTGCCCCCTTCTTCAGTCTGTGTTGCAGGACCCTGCCCTGTGCCCCCTGCCTCAGTCTGTGTTGCAGGACCCTGCCCTTTGTCCCCTCCTTCAGTCTGTGTTGCAGGACCCTGCCCTGTGCCCCCTGCCTCAGTCTGTGTTGCAGGACCCTGCCCTGTGCCCCCTGCCTCAGTCTGTGTTGCAGGACCCTGCCCTGTGCCCCCTGCCTCAGTCTGTGTTGCAGGACCCTGCCCTTTGCCCCCTCCTTCAGTCTGTGTTGCAGGACCCTGCCCTTTGCCCCCTCCTTCAGTCTGTGTTGCAGGACCCTGCCCTGTGCCCCCTCCTACAGTCTGTGTTGCAGGACCCTGCCCTTTGCCCCCTTCTTCAGTCTGTGTTGCAGGACCCTGCCCTGTGCCCCCTGCCTCAGTCTGTGTTGCAGGACCCTGCCCTTTGTCCCCTCCTTCAGTCTGTGTTGCAGGACCCTGCCCTGTGCCCCCTGCCTCAGTCTGTGTTGCAGGACCCTGCCCTGTGCCCCCTGCCTCAGTCTGTGTTGCAGGACCCTGCCCTGTGCCCCCTGCCTCAGTCTGTGTTGCAGGACCCTGCCCTGTGCCCCCTGCCTCAGTCTGTGTTGCAGGACCCTGCCCTTTGCCCCCTCCTTCAGTCTGTGTTGCAGGACCCTGCCCTTTGCCCCCTCCTTCAGTCTGTGTTGCAGGACCCTGCCCTGTGCCCCCTCCTTCAGTCTGTGTTGCAGGACCCTGCCCTTTGCCCCCTCCTTCAGTCTGTGTTGCAGGACCCTGCCCTTTGCCCCCTCCTTCAGTCTGTGTTGCAGGACCCTGCCCTGTGCCCCCTGCCTCAGTCTGTGTTGCAGGACCCTGCCCTGTGCCCCCTGCCTCAGTCTGTGTTGCAGGACCCTGCCCTGCAACAGTAAATAGAAGCTCCATTCAGTGCAACAACAGTAAATAGAAGCTCCATTCAGTGCAACAGTAAATAGAAGCTCCATTCAGTGAGTGCTTATCAATTGAACAATCAGAAACAGAAACTGTGGAATTATAAAATAGGACAGTAGGGGTGTTTCAATAATTGCAATCAAATCCTGAGCTAAAGGTTAGAACCAATCTCCTTCAATTTCACAGTGTATTCAAAAATAAATATTCCACATGTCCAATTACATATAGTGATATCTACCTGGTGGAAATGGGATTCAAGTGATTCACAAGGGGAGCGACATAGGCAGTATTTAAGTCTCAATGTTGGCTCTGTGTTACAACGTTAAGTTGCAGCTGCATCACATAGCATCCACTCTGCTAATCAACGTGTCTCATGCCTTCCAAGgctttacagaagtattcagcgAAGGAGACCAAGGCAGCGTCGGAGGGGAAGGTCGAGATGGCCTCTGGCTGTGGGAGAAAAAAGAACTGCTACAACAACAAGGTCTGCTGATCGTGCCTGACGGAGGCACTTGACGGTTTCCAATGAGTTATTGCATCTAGTGGGACAGGGGACATGTTGACTAAAAGGCTATTGGACCGTAGGCTGGTAGGCTCACAGGGAAATATTCTGTCACTCATAGTGTCAAGACATATGGGTTGTTTTGCCGCCCCACAGTGATGTCATGTGCACTACTCTGTGCTATACTGGGATTATATCAGTATCAATATC from the Oncorhynchus kisutch isolate 150728-3 linkage group LG4, Okis_V2, whole genome shotgun sequence genome contains:
- the LOC116373155 gene encoding keratin-associated protein 10-7-like, producing MNSSSLPCAPCLSLCCRTLPFAPSFSLCCRTLPFAPSFSLCCRTLPCAPSYSLCCRTLPFAPFFSLCCRTLPCAPCLSLCCRTLPFVPSFSLCCRTLPCAPCLSLCCRTLPCAPCLSLCCRTLPCAPCLSLCCRTLPFAPSFSLCCRTLPFAPSFSLCCRTLPCAPSYSLCCRTLPFAPFFSLCCRTLPCAPCLSLCCRTLPFVPSFSLCCRTLPCAPCLSLCCRTLPCAPCLSLCCRTLPCAPCLSLCCRTLPCAPCLSLCCRTLPFAPSFSLCCRTLPFAPSFSLCCRTLPCAPSFSLCCRTLPFAPSFSLCCRTLPFAPSFSLCCRTLPCAPCLSLCCRTLPCAPCLSLCCRTLPCNSK